GAGGCGGTGCAGCGGGCGCGGGCCGGCATCACCGACCCCAACCGGCCGATCGGCTCCTTCATCTTCCTCGGCCCGACCGGGGTGGGAAAAACCGAGCTGGCGCGCGCGCTCGCGGAGTTTCTCTTTGACGATGAGAGCGCCCTGGTCCGCCTCGACATGAGCGAGTACATGGAAAAGCACACGGTGGCGCGGCTGATCGGCGCGCCGCCGGGGTACATCGGCTACGAGGAGGGGGGGCAGCTGACCGAGATCGTCCGGCGCCATCCCTACGCCGTGCTTTTGCTCGATGAGATCGAAAAGGCCCATCCGGATGTGTTCAACCTCCTGCTCCAGGTGATGGACGACGGGCGGCTGACCGACGGCCATGGCCGGACGGTGGACTTCCGCAACACGGTCATCATCATGACGAGCAACGCGGGCACCGAGACCCTGAGCGAAACTAACGTCGGCTACGTCGTGGGCGGCGCGGGGAAGATGGAGGATCAGTCGAAGAAGGTGCTCGCTGCTCTCCGGAAGGTGTTCCGGCCGGAGTTCTTGAACCGCGTGGACGAGATCATCGTCTTCCGGGCGCTGGAGAAAGATCAGATCCGTCAGATCGTGGATATCCAGATCGAGCGCATCAGCGAAAGGCTCGCGGGCCAGCGCATCCACCTGCGGCTCACGGATGCGGCCAAGGAGTTTCTCGTCGAGAAGGGCTACGACCCAGCCTTCGGCGCGCGGCCCCTCAAGCGGGCCATCCAGTCGCATCTGCTCAACCCGATCAGCAAGAAGCTGCTGGCAGGGGAGATTTACGGAGGGATCGTCGAAGTAGACGCGGAGCCGGAGGGCGAAGGGCTTACTTTCTCGCTTCAGGAAGAGGCCGAACCGGTGCGCGCGTAATTTCAAATTTCTTCCCGCGGGGGAAGCCGA
The nucleotide sequence above comes from bacterium. Encoded proteins:
- a CDS encoding AAA family ATPase, producing the protein EAVQRARAGITDPNRPIGSFIFLGPTGVGKTELARALAEFLFDDESALVRLDMSEYMEKHTVARLIGAPPGYIGYEEGGQLTEIVRRHPYAVLLLDEIEKAHPDVFNLLLQVMDDGRLTDGHGRTVDFRNTVIIMTSNAGTETLSETNVGYVVGGAGKMEDQSKKVLAALRKVFRPEFLNRVDEIIVFRALEKDQIRQIVDIQIERISERLAGQRIHLRLTDAAKEFLVEKGYDPAFGARPLKRAIQSHLLNPISKKLLAGEIYGGIVEVDAEPEGEGLTFSLQEEAEPVRA